The genomic stretch ATCTTTTGCGGAGGTATTGAAACATGAGCAACGACTTTTTCGATGAGTTCCTCCGTCTCCGGTCTGGGAATGAGAGCACCGGGTCCACATTGGATATGGAGGTTTCGAAAGGGCTGATGCTCGAGAATGTAGGAAAGTGGCTCTCGCCTCGCTCGACGCGCCAACCTAGGCCTTAGCTGAGAAAGGACCTCTTCTTCCATTGGACGGTCGAACTGGAGATAGATCTCCATCCGTTGGCAACCGAGCGTATCCGCAATCAGGTGCTCGGCATCGAGCCGAGCCTCTGGTATTCCCTGTTTGATGAGGAGTTCTTCGGACTTTCGAAGAATCTCAAGAAGGGTGTGCATGATGGCTTAGTTGATCCCGGATTCTTGAGAATCGAGAGCAATGGCAGCTTCAGCCCTTTCCCGGATATCAGCGCGGAGAAGCTCTTCGAGAAGATCAGCAAGCCCTCCCTCAAGAATGGATTCCAGATTCTGGCTGCTCCAATTGATTCGGTGGTCGGTGAGTCGGCTTTGGGGAAAGTTGTAAGTGCGGATTCGTTCGCTACGGTCCCCGGAGCCTACTTGGTTGCGGCGGTTGGCCGCATATTTCGCCCGCTCTTCCTCTTCTTTTTTCTGCAATAGCCGTGAACGAAGGACCTTCATTGCTTTGGCCTTGTTTTTGATCTGAGAGCGTTCGTCGGCACAGCTCACAATCATCCCGGTCTCCTTGTGGAGGATTTGAACCGCAGAATCCGTTGTATTGACTCCTTGCCCTCCCGGACCACTGGCCCGCGAGACGGTGACTTCGATTTCATCCGGATTGATGGTTAAGTCTACTTCCTCCGCTTCCGGAAGGACGGCGACCGTGGCGGTCGAAGTATGGATTCGCCCATTGGTTTCGGTGGTCGGAACGCGTTGAACGCGATGAACCCCACTCTCGAACTTTAGGAGGCGATAGACCTCTTCTCCACTCACCAGAAAAATGATCTCCTTGAATCCTCCTGAGTCCGAGGGGCTGGAACTCATCGGCTCAATCCGCCAGCCACTAGCTTCTGCAAATCGACTATACATACGGAACAGGTCGGAGGCGAAAAGTGATGCTTCTTCTCCTCCTGCTCCCGCCCGAATCTCCATCACGGTGTTTCGGGAGTCAGCCGGATCGGCCGGAACAATGAGGAGGGTGATTTCTTCTTCGAGCTTTGTTTTTCGTTCCTCGAGTTCTGGAAGTTCAGCCTCTGCCAGCTCCTTGATTTCGGGATCCTCGTCGGTATCCCTCAGGAGTTCCTTTGACTCGGTAATCTGTTCATCCAGAGAGCGAAACTCTTCCGAAAGCGCGAGCAGTTTGGTGATGCGTTGATGTTCACGGGCGCATGCTGCCGCTTTACGACTGTCACCGAAAATGGATGGATCGGACATTTCGCGATCCTTTTCGGCAAGCCGTTCGCGGATGGAATCGATACTGGGGAGGATGTGCATGAAAAAATTGAGACCTTGAAGTTGGGAAAATCATTGTCGCATCAGGGGAGTGGTGCCAGAAAGAAAGCCGCAGAATGATTGCCAAAAAATCAAACCTACATGGACAAACGGTCATTGCGTGTGTTTGGGACTTCGACAAGACGCTAATTCCCGGCTACATGCAGACCCCACTTTTTGAAGCATACGGGATTGATGAGAAGGCTTTTTGGGAAGAGGTGAATGAGCTGCCTGCCCTCTACGCTCAGCGAGGTTGTCACGTTTCAAAAGACACGGTCTATCTGAACCACCTTTTGAGCTATGTGAAGAATGGCCCTTTGAAAGGATTGACGAATCGGCGCCTTCGAGAATTGGGGAAAGAGCTGGAATTCTACCCCGGCCTTCCGGAATTCTTTAAAACGGTCAAGAATATGCTTTCCGCTGAGCCCGACTTCAAGAAACACGGAGTTACGGTAGAGCATTACATCATCAGCACCGGTCTGGCTGAGATGATTCGGGGAAGTAGCATAGCACCTTATGTTGACGGTATTTTTGGATGCGAATTCATCGAAAGGCCCTTCCCTCCGGGCTATACAAGTCAGAGTGAGCTCGAAATTGAAGAGGGCGGCGAAGTGAGCCAGGTCGGCGTGATGGTCGACAATACGATCAAAACAAGGTTTATCTTTGAGATCAACAAAGGGACGAACAAAGACCCGAGTATTGACGTAAACGCGAATGTGTTGCCCGAGGACCGTCGAATCCCTCTCAACAACATGATGTACCTTGCAGACGGACCGAGTGACGTTCCCGTATTTTCTGTGGTGCGGAGAAGCGGGGGGCTGACTTTCGCTGTCTATGATCCGGAAAGTGAAGCAGAGTTTGCCCAGAATGATAGCCTACTACAGGCGGGAAGGATACATAGCTATGGACCGGCTGATTACAGTGAGGGAAGTAGCACGAGTATGTGGATTAGGATGCACGTGCGGCAAATCGCAGCGCGTATTAATGAGGAGAGAAAGCAGGCGATGGCGTCTCGGGTAAAGGAGCCTCCGAGGCATCTTCACAAAGAGGTTTTAGAGGAAGTGCCGAGCGATCCGCAGAGGTCTTTGTTCGAGGAACAATCCGGGGCTCCTGTTGAGTAGAGCCTCTAGTCCATAGTTGAGTGCGGTCCTCTCGATCAATCAGGTCTTTTGCTCGGAGTGGACAAAGTAGAGCAGATCACAGACCTCCCGAACAGCACCGAAGCCACCCCTTTTCTGGGAAATCCATTTTGCGACGCCAAGCACTTCAGGAGAAGCGTCGTTCGGTGCCATCGGATAGCCGACCCGTTTCAGTAACTTCAAGTCGGGAACGTCATCACCCATGAATGCCGCTTCCGAAGGCTCAATTCCTTGGGAGGCCAGAAACTCTTCTGCACAAGCGACTTTATCCTCTACCGCAAGAAAGACGTGCTCAACACCTAGTCTTCGGCAACGTTCCCAAACAGGGGTGGAGGGAGACCGGCTGATAACGGCGATCGGAAAGCCAATCGACAGGAGTCGGGTAATTCCAAAACCGTCTTTAATGTCGAACCTTCGATACTCGTTCGATCCTTCGCTGGGTAGATAAACCCCTCCATCGGTAAGAACGCCATCGCTGTCCAAGAGTAGGGCCTTGATCCCTGGCCAGTTTATAGCATTTTTCTCTGGGTCGCTCACAAATCCGGACCCAAACGAACATATGGCAAAGTT from Verrucomicrobiota bacterium encodes the following:
- the prfA gene encoding peptide chain release factor 1: MHILPSIDSIRERLAEKDREMSDPSIFGDSRKAAACAREHQRITKLLALSEEFRSLDEQITESKELLRDTDEDPEIKELAEAELPELEERKTKLEEEITLLIVPADPADSRNTVMEIRAGAGGEEASLFASDLFRMYSRFAEASGWRIEPMSSSPSDSGGFKEIIFLVSGEEVYRLLKFESGVHRVQRVPTTETNGRIHTSTATVAVLPEAEEVDLTINPDEIEVTVSRASGPGGQGVNTTDSAVQILHKETGMIVSCADERSQIKNKAKAMKVLRSRLLQKKEEEERAKYAANRRNQVGSGDRSERIRTYNFPQSRLTDHRINWSSQNLESILEGGLADLLEELLRADIRERAEAAIALDSQESGIN
- a CDS encoding HAD family hydrolase, translating into MIAKKSNLHGQTVIACVWDFDKTLIPGYMQTPLFEAYGIDEKAFWEEVNELPALYAQRGCHVSKDTVYLNHLLSYVKNGPLKGLTNRRLRELGKELEFYPGLPEFFKTVKNMLSAEPDFKKHGVTVEHYIISTGLAEMIRGSSIAPYVDGIFGCEFIERPFPPGYTSQSELEIEEGGEVSQVGVMVDNTIKTRFIFEINKGTNKDPSIDVNANVLPEDRRIPLNNMMYLADGPSDVPVFSVVRRSGGLTFAVYDPESEAEFAQNDSLLQAGRIHSYGPADYSEGSSTSMWIRMHVRQIAARINEERKQAMASRVKEPPRHLHKEVLEEVPSDPQRSLFEEQSGAPVE
- a CDS encoding HAD-IIIA family hydrolase, producing MSDPEKNAINWPGIKALLLDSDGVLTDGGVYLPSEGSNEYRRFDIKDGFGITRLLSIGFPIAVISRSPSTPVWERCRRLGVEHVFLAVEDKVACAEEFLASQGIEPSEAAFMGDDVPDLKLLKRVGYPMAPNDASPEVLGVAKWISQKRGGFGAVREVCDLLYFVHSEQKT